A window from Streptomyces sp. NBC_00299 encodes these proteins:
- a CDS encoding ArsR/SmtB family transcription factor: MARAATTSDAFNAIAEPQRREILLLLRSGERPVTELARDLGMTQPQTSKHLRVLREVGLVRVRGAGKQRLYALDARGLRPVHEWVGGFEQFWHETFDRLDEYVRDLKQGKTGGTTG, translated from the coding sequence ATGGCACGAGCGGCGACGACCTCGGACGCGTTCAACGCGATCGCCGAACCGCAGCGGCGGGAGATCCTGCTGCTCCTGCGGAGCGGCGAGCGGCCCGTGACCGAACTGGCGCGGGACCTGGGGATGACCCAGCCGCAGACGTCCAAGCATCTGCGGGTGCTCCGCGAGGTCGGGCTGGTGCGGGTCCGCGGGGCGGGCAAGCAGCGGCTGTACGCCCTGGACGCCCGCGGGCTGCGGCCGGTCCACGAGTGGGTGGGCGGCTTCGAACAGTTCTGGCACGAGACCTTCGACCGGCTGGACGAGTACGTGCGAGATCTGAAACAGGGCAAGACGGGAGGTACCACCGGATGA